The Dysidea avara chromosome 11, odDysAvar1.4, whole genome shotgun sequence genome includes the window ATGACAAGTAAACCTTGTGTGTTCatgaaaaattttgagcagggACGTACACAGGGAGATTTCCAGGGGGTTCCCCTTTAGAGTTTACACATACTACTGAAACACTGAGAAACTGGAATTTTAGTTTCTAGAATCTGTAATCTATCATGAAGCAGAACACATTTTAAACAAGTAATACTTTCTCACATGAAAGCAAAACTTGTAGCATTGTTCTGACCAACAATTTTGGTGaaacaattgagatactctaataaagcagtcaggcaatgtaaaatactctaatgtgCAGTAGCAGTCACTTAAACTGTACTGGAAactccttttcaaaattcctgcgtatgcCCCTGTTGAGCATGTCGCAAAGTTTTTCATGTACTCTACCATACTAATGCATTAACTTATAAATGTCTGTGTAAAAAAGTGAACTGCTGCCAACATGTGGCTCATAATACATGCCtctattttttaaattaatatcctAGTCCAACGTATATATTGTTACAGGAGGTCCACCTCACATTGAAAGATACAACTTCAAGCCTTCCATTTTGAAATATGCAGGAGAAAATTTAACCTTAATCACTAAGATATTCAGTGATCTTCCATTGTCCAGTGGTGACATAAAGTGGGTAGGATTTCACCGACCTTTACCCTCAACTGCTGTGGTGGATAACTACACTACTGATGGAGTACTATACAGTAGACTATCACTATATGAGTTGTCATTTGAGGATGACACTGGCAACTATACCAACATTGTTAGTAATCAGTGTGGAACCTCCTCTGTATCTGTGTACATTGATGTGAGGAAAGGTATGAGACTTGATTTGTTATGAAATCATTTCACATTATGATCCTCCAGCTCCCGTTGTGTGTAAGGAACCAGGTCGTGTGGCTGTGCCACCACAGAGTATCATGACTGTTGAAGGAGAGTTTATTGTACTTCCATGTCAGTTTATAGGAAACCTAGAGGTGTTAGGAGAATCATTGTCATCTTATTGGGAGATTGTCCCTAATGATAGACACACAAAGCCCACATATATCATGGACAATTCTACTGGCCCTTATCGTATTGCTGTTTACCAGACTTGTTTAAGTAAAGATGGGTCTTGTTGTAACTTCACTAACCAACTACTTATTTTGAAAGTTTCTACACGAATGGATGATATGAACTTTGTTTGTGTTGCTAAAATAGATGATCATGACTCATCAAGTTTTATGACAATGAGTGAGTTATTTTAAGTGTGCATGCACAATAAGTAGAAAATATCTGTTTAAAATTGTGCAAATACACAAAAACATTACCTGTGCCGCTTATATAAAGCTGGAGTGAGCGAGCAAGTTTATAAAGCGGCAAAAGGACggtcatgtacaaaattttgtATGCCAAACATCATGAACTATCAGGTACACACTTCAAAGTGGACAAGCTAATTGTGTAAATGTTGTTTCTGCTTGTCCTCTATTCGTACACTAAGCAAACAatatagcactttacagtgaccagcactgaaggtctgacagcaacatgtgctgcactAGACACAGAACAATAGAATTATAAAAAATATATAACCTTTACATTTTACTATGGTACGCACATCAAGAAATACATCCATACATTAGCAATATCCTAGGTCTTTGTTTTACTGATCTTCATTAACAGGCCAGTGTAGATTTGATTTGTATGTGTGTTCaatggcgtagccaagggtgggcctggGCGAGACCGCAGTGCCTGCTTGCTATATCATATCATGAACAAGAGACAAGTAGTGCATACCTTAGCAGCATGACATTTTTGTTTGTAAATCAGCAGCTAATATTGAGATAAGTTCAATAGTTTTATCACGTAACCCAAACTTTTAGGCAGGGATGAGAGGAACACGAGGAAGGAGGGAATCCAGTCTGTACTGAGTTGTGAGTAACAGCACGGATTCTTTGGTTCAGAGATCTAAGTGATAGACAAAATTCTTTGCAGTTATGCAAGTCAGTTGGAAATGATTGCAACAGGTGGCTGAATTAAGAATTAAGCCATATGATTATCTCAAGAGTCAGGCTGTAtaaagagttgtgtacaagtgCAGATGAGTTAAAAGAAAACAAGACAAGGTTAGTTTTCATTTCTAGCTTCTACgtcattcatgcagtagcattagactaatgaaataagctgcaggaacagcagtgtagcatattattagctagctagatacatttatgcacttttgaaacagttgTTAAATCAAATGTATGTAGAGTCCACTAAAGATGGACTCACATTTTGTGCtagttgcatggggtgaaatgtgtgtgtaagtgtgcccacccatcccTGAAGGCCTGGCTACGCCATCGTGTGTCTTTcttaataataaatacaaatACCTCCCAGTCATCGATATATAGCTGCCTGGATTCTAGTAATCTGTGTTTGTGAAACATTTTATATTTGCAAAACAATAATTGTTGTCTTTTATAATGTAGCTGTGTTCAGTAGTCCAAGAATCAAAGGTTATAGCCAAGACAATGTATGGGCTGCAGCCAATAGTTCTATACAACTGGATTGTCACTTTACTGCCCCTACAAGGCAAGGAATTGCAAGTGTTGTCTGGAAGAAAGATGATTTTCCATTATATAATTCAGTGCACTATGCTATAAAGAATTTCTCATCGCCAGAAACCAATACTGTTTCATCGATGTTGACGATTGACATTGTTGCTGATAAAGATGAGGGTATCTACTCTTGTTACTGCCTTCTCAATAAATCAATGGTGACATCACGCCAACCTGTACTATCTGGTACCAGGCACATCCATCTACGTATTGGAGAAGAAGAAGAAAGTATGTGTTTACATATAGGAGCTATTGTTTGTCTGATATGAACAAATGCATAGCACATGAGTGGACAGGCATGGGACCATTTACTACATTTTACTTTCAAATTCACTTGTCCCCATACCACTTTTATATATATTATGGTAACCATGGTCTATTGTTAGACTGCAAACCGTACTTGTTAAatatgattgtgggttgcatgtAACCATGAAGAACTTATATACTCGAAAGAGAATATAAACCTGTAAGTCAATttctttctttgtagcagaTTCCTTGGTGTGTGCACATCTAAATGCAAGTTTCAGTTGTCTATCACAATTGGCTTTGTTGCTGACAGCTTCATATGATGCACATCAGAATGAAATTAAACTTCACAGTAGCTGTGACCAGCAATATTGATGATGGTTATTAGAATGGACTGCAGGGTCATACGTTTAAGAGATTCAAATAATCTCAATGTATTTACATGCTCAATTGCATAACCTTTGTTGGCAAACAAAAAAATTGTGAGGGACAGCTGTCACTGACAAAGAAAGTGTCCATAATGTTATGGCAGTGTGgcagtacacaaaaatttggaagtttcaactagagtagggaccatagcacattgataaaaagtactgaaacaagttggagtagtccatgatattaaatcacagtaaaacaataagaagtgttatatccctactgtgcattatagcacaatagggatataacacttcttattgttttactatcatggactactccaacttgtttcagtactttttatcaatgtgccatggtccctactctagttgaaacttccaaatttttgtgtacttctttgttaactttttaataaaaattattatgactagtgaacccatgcatactgcatcaaaaaagaAATGACGCTGTgcgtcccagctatcaattatcatctgaaaagtgaagtatccattgtcagctatgttcaacccattacacagcattatgaatcaaaaactgttcaaaaagtacctctgcaatcaaagtagccactatgaaaaatacggacgatttccaagCCATCACgcgctaccgccaaatcgacacctttcactgtcatcaaaaatgaatggaacacaaaggaggacactggtaagtccatgaagaatgcattgtatgtgctgcagtatgccaaaaggctgaagcgacatcaaacagtgaaaaaatcaagcccgtaaccccgttatcgagttacgcttgttgaaagcatcagtcagttagttactcagtcagtagaaaattctgttcaattaatgttttttttttaattcggtagcaacttgttgaaagcatttcgaatcgatctgaaggcttgcttGGGTTTagttctacctaaccaatactgcttcatcgttgtcagggaaaagtgaggctggtttttggtaatgtttttcatgggccacgcccaaacctttgtagtccctactatacagcactatcatGAGTTTTTTTTTTAGGTATTATAAACACTTGTGGTGTTTACTAATGTATTTATTTACAGGGAGCAGTGGTGACTTTGTTACCAAAACACTGATAATTTGTGGCATCATTTTGACTGTTTTTATTGTCATCAGTACTGTTACTACAATTTTTGCCTGTTGGATATGGAAGAGTGAGGAAATGTTATTTACACCTTTAGCATATAGCTTTTTCTTGACCAACAGAAAGGAATCGTGACAAGCAACAGCTACATGAACGTCATCCATTGCTTAATGGTCGTCACAACAGTGATGATAATGTTCTGCTGGGAACAGCTGATCAATCCAGTCGGTATCCAGGTACGGGGGGGATAGTTCATTTCCTATGACCATAGTATGCTATAgaaatgtatataatatattacttaTTTGTGGTGCATTATAATGCATCACATGATTACTCACTTTTTAAATCCAGGCACACACCGTGTTGTTttccaaaaaaaacaaaacatgtgtgtttgtttgttgtatatttGTTTCTTTTCTGCATCCATGTGAGTAAAATGATAGATGAAAGCCCAGTCTAAACATTTGCTTTGAGGCAGTTTATTTCTGCCAGTTTGGAATACAGGTAGATCAAGTTCCTGAATAAGTTGTGAAGACCTTTCCAATGGGCTATATGGGCATAAAACAGCCAAAGTGGTGTATTTAGCttcatagactaccaggaattTATTTGAAGTAAGGGACGTATTCCCATACTTATGCAAACGGAAATGGAAGAGTAGCCTCTAGGCTTTCTCTAGAGTCAGAATTTGACTAAGAAACATGATAGGCTGGCTATAAAACaattgagaagatacttctgtgcataatttgtggtTTGTTGATCTACGCACTTACACTTCCATAGCAGtatatagcaacataattgatgaattacagAATTCATTAATTACTAAATACATTGAATTCCAATTTGGCAAAATGTAATTGGCTTCCTAGATAAATAGTAGCATAGCATTTATTTAAcatggctgcaagggatttgctgatatatacacccaaagcccaagGGCACACCCCAATGGCTGCGGTTGTGTAATATCAGCAAataccaagcagccatggtataagtgatatatatcacttgggacgcactcacctaataggtgaaagaactaacgagaactcaccCCGTTTGTTTTACACAGTAGCacctgaagatcgattgtggttttgatAACGTGGGCTAATAGCCGCCAGAACGTTACCCATACGTTAAACGTCATTAAtatgttactatgcttcaacacgtaATGTTAGAAaatttgtgattgtgggatggagtttatattgttatcatttttgtactaagttaacccaactaactttgctattgggacagtaagtttATATAAGTTatgtacttaggactgtaagttactaacctatttcagcgtagcagtagtagttttgCCTCTGTTCAAAGGCAGATacacggtgggtagaaatacgtatccacaatcgcccaaacaattatttgtgccttcattatcctttactaacaaccaactagtctatcttagcgaATATACTCAGCTTATTAATCACTACAAaaacgagtcccacaatacattctattagagtagttggacagaactctgtatataaatgaatggacttcatttatccgaatgcattcacttatctgaacacttttgacACACAGATGTTCAGAtgatggaggtcctactgtacaacATTATCAATTTATTgtaaatatatttattttattcTATAGATCTTTGCTTTTGCTGTCTTGTTGGCATCTAGCAGGTATCTCAACCCCGATGTGTCTCATGTAATAGTAAATGTGTTTgaattgttcggataactgaagcccttatagctctgttgaaatactctaatagagcatacacctgtactcaaaataagTCATTTCCATTTTTGAGGGTACAGATAAACAAGAGtgagataactgagggtctactgtactttGTTGGTTATGTAATACAAATAAGGATTTTTAATCTGCAACAACTCCATAAACAAAATTGATTTCTTATTAACTTATGGTTACCGTGGAACCATAAACCACAAATAAATGCATAAGGTATCTTCTCAatggttaattttttttgtagtttgttCATTGTGTTATCTACCAAAAAGCTCTATAGGTGTATATAGTGCTGTTGTGATATAGACCAATTGTGCTACCATGGATAATCTATGCATTCCTAATGGATCGGAAATTCCCATTAAATTATTTACCCATCCTAGTTATGGTGGGCCAATACATTCGGAAATTTGTTGAAATATACTGGGTGGCTGTTTGGCTGTCTCTCGCTTGGTTGAAGGCTAGTTTGAAGGcatggacattccttttacattgtttatcgTGTTGCATTGTGTACTGGACAAGAATACACAGCATGTCTGTGGACATTGGTTGGTAACAATGGCAGGTACACATCAGCTAATATTTTAgcagcagtactattagccaaATGCTTGTCACCGCAATTGTACAACCAAAGAAATTTgggatacattgaaataaattttatgttacagtactgctcagcttgagctaaacaattgcACAAAGTAGTACCTGTTTTTTGTAAGTTTTGTcgaaacagtggaaatatacagcgaagcagtgaatatctagctagcctgctacactacctgctacaagtggtgtaaactgcagcaaagaaacaacacTGTACTTcctgtttcttcaggaaatttgtaCAACCATTTTGAAACACTATATTTCACTTTTAAATTTGAAGTTTCTTATGCTGTTGTTTACTACTCACTATTGTCCCTACCCAGtacagcctccaattagtgtaggtggtaactAACCAACAAAAagtaatttgctggttacaagaacagtGAAATCTTCCAACTATAGAGGCCAAAAAGTTTACGCACACTGATACGAGGATGGCCCATGACGTCGCTATGTAAATAGTACAGCCATTTCCAATCCACGTGTCATATGTTATCTATGGTGCTACATACTTCCTAATACCAGGTGCCATGCAACTAACTAGCTCAATGAACTAACTATGCATTCATATTCATCTCATCCTTCAGTTAATTAAATTACTGTAATTTCAGATTTTATAATTCATGAGATACtttgtaattctctaattaAGTTGCTATGCATTGTTAAAGAAGCACTTATCAAACAAGCCAACATagtacacacagaagtatcttctcaactgttttataattTTTCTATCTTCATTTTTTCTGCAAATTTGCCAAAGCCTCGACACTGCTATTCATTTGTGCCCCTTTTTAAGTCAGAAGAGACGTACATGTTTCCTGATAACCTACAGACTCTGCTACGGTGTTTTTCAGTTGGCAAACGCCTGAAAATCCCAAGAGGAAGGCTGCATACTAAGTTTGTAGAGAATTGCTACACCCTTATTTCAAACTGGGAAATAAAACCACCTTCAAGCCAAAGCTTACCTGTGCAGAAGAATAATACAGGCTTTATTTAGCCTTTATTCATGCTTTTCCTTTAAttgttttgctcacatgggtgcatacggacaaacatagatagctACATAGGTATACACACATACggttttacaaaaacaattccAATAAACCAAGTGCACACTCACAGGTGGCCAAAGAccggctgtgggcatgcattatatcacatatcaccaaggtttacaTCACAATtacatatatcatgatatagaagAAACGTATCATTTGTATGGCAAAGTTCCTAATTTAAACCATTACCATGTGTCTGGCCTCCCCAGCATCATTACGCCACTCAGCAAACTAGTACAACCATAGTGTTAGCACTGATACATACAAGTgggggacacacacacacacacacacacacacacacacacacacacacacacacacacacacacgcacacacacacacacttttaacTTGAATGGATGTAGCCTAATTCAGTTTTTAATCATTAAACACTCTATAGCCCATTGGGGAAAGCTTTATATTTCTATCTGGCAAGACCTGTGTGGAGGTTTAACGTAGGCTATAATATACAACCTTGATTTCTCCTGTAGGTGACTAGCTTAGACAGGACATTTTGCTTCTACTgtaatcatgaaccacgatagtgggttcataataaggatcgcccatgttttttgcaaaaactctaatagaacgtacgcCTAAAAACcgccttggaaagcatccttcaactcaaaaccaccctctggtggttatttgcaatgagtattagtccactagtaagtatcaagtgaaaagaaaacagtatgtgtatttggaacaaaactgaaatttgccgttttgttcatattattattattattcttattattattattcataattttattttgtttcactcatgtacagcaaaagttatccactttttcgtcctaaaaactatatagccatgcttactgagtccttccgcgtgtccatgacctattaataagcccGTATTCCACAGATCGCCAACCACCCTACACCTCAAAAATTTTCAAAGTTCTCTTCgccattacactattggcagcagctctgtatactaaagaagccgtataataataaaattacaggattccaTTGTGTGAGCTT containing:
- the LOC136239526 gene encoding uncharacterized protein isoform X1: MEFNVKVSVVLTAILLSVSFVSAAVSSSSSQTEVDFGEDLAPVCDNGGPPHIERYNFKPSILKYAGENLTLITKIFSDLPLSSGDIKWVGFHRPLPSTAVVDNYTTDGVLYSRLSLYELSFEDDTGNYTNIVSNQCGTSSVSVYIDVRKAPVVCKEPGRVAVPPQSIMTVEGEFIVLPCQFIGNLEVLGESLSSYWEIVPNDRHTKPTYIMDNSTGPYRIAVYQTCLSKDGSCCNFTNQLLILKVSTRMDDMNFVCVAKIDDHDSSSFMTMTVFSSPRIKGYSQDNVWAAANSSIQLDCHFTAPTRQGIASVVWKKDDFPLYNSVHYAIKNFSSPETNTVSSMLTIDIVADKDEGIYSCYCLLNKSMVTSRQPVLSGTRHIHLRIGEEEERSSGDFVTKTLIICGIILTVFIVISTVTTIFACWIWKKRNRDKQQLHERHPLLNGRHNSDDNVLLGTADQSSRYPGEDLIQRDEEDSTERVEPPLFNRDAILGPGQIQNGPAVNLVVHQPTDNQ
- the LOC136239526 gene encoding uncharacterized protein isoform X2, which translates into the protein MEFNVKVSVVLTAILLSVSFVSAAVSSSSSQTEVDFGEDLAPVCDNGGPPHIERYNFKPSILKYAGENLTLITKIFSDLPLSSGDIKWVGFHRPLPSTAVVDNYTTDGVLYSRLSLYELSFEDDTGNYTNIVSNQCGTSSVSVYIDVRKAPVVCKEPGRVAVPPQSIMTVEGEFIVLPCQFIGNLEVLGESLSSYWEIVPNDRHTKPTYIMDNSTGPYRIAVYQTCLSKDGSCCNFTNQLLILKVSTRMDDMNFVCVAKIDDHDSSSFMTMTVFSSPRIKGYSQDNVWAAANSSIQLDCHFTAPTRQGIASVVWKKDDFPLYNSVHYAIKNFSSPETNTVSSMLTIDIVADKDEGIYSCYCLLNKSMVTSRQPVLSGTRHIHLRIGEEEESEDLIQRDEEDSTERVEPPLFNRDAILGPGQIQNGPAVNLVVHQPTDNQ